In the Telopea speciosissima isolate NSW1024214 ecotype Mountain lineage chromosome 6, Tspe_v1, whole genome shotgun sequence genome, TCATATTTTTACCAAATGGAAGACCAGAAGCATATATTTGAAAGTAACTGCATGTGGCACAACTCCATCCTCCTCCCCCTGTTTTGCCTGAAAAACTTACAAATTCTTCAAAACAATAGTCAAGGGCAACTTGCTAAACTGCACATCTGAACCTACAGAGTTTGAGTACTTGAAAGTTCCTCAAAGTAGTTAAGGTAAATAATATCATACAACCAGAGGTTGGGAGTTCTCAAACTAACACAAACTACAACTAAAAGTGAGATTGGAAACACAAACTAGAGACCCAGAATTCTATTATGATCGAGAAACTGTTTAAACTTACATTTAATCCTCATGCTCTTTGTCTCCATCCCCGCCAGCAGCTGTCTTGGCAGCTGCCTTCATGTTCTTTCACTTCACTCTTCCTTGGCTTCCACGTCCTAGTGGACTGGTGAGTGAGAAATCAATGTGTTTCTGCACGTCCACCCTTACCATGAAAGAGGGGATGTTGACAACCTGCCTTCCAACCTGGATGTGCCTCTCCCTGATAGGCATTCTAGCATGGTTGATTAACTTGGCCATGCCTGACTCGAACAGAGTCTAGGGATGGCAATAAAAAGGAAGTTCTCCACAGTCAGCACCAAGACATAATCGAGCTCGTTCTGGCTCTTGTCCAGAAGTCTGTACCTGTTCATCCTATGAAGAAGGGCTTCTCCCTCTTAGATCCTACGTGGGTTCTTCTCATCAAGAATGAGAAGCTCTCCCACTGTATAAAACAATCCTTCCTTTTAACCTCCTATATTTTGTTCTCCTAAATTGTTTTATAATATCCAAGGGAACAGGTTGATCTTCTTGTACATCAGTTTAGAAATTCCATACAAAATAAGAATGCCAATCAGATGTTGCAGTTAAAATTAAAACCTCAGCAAGATAATAAGTATCAATATAGGAGATTCCTTCTTATTAAGTGGACATCAGACATCTCAAATACTTGTCATTGAGGTGATGAGGAAAACTTTAAAATCTGAGTCTCCCAACAAGTATGCTTTGAACTCCTTTTCAGTCAGGACTTGCAGACTGAAGAGAAATGTACTGTCAAATGgagaaaaattttgaatcataGATTAGGGAGACGTTCAAATCATAGTATTTATGCAGCAAGTTTGTTTGTACATGAAATTTTGACATTAACCAATGGAAAACTGTTCATTTCCTGCATTTCTATGTACCAGTTTATGTTTGTTAATTTTCCTAGTTGATATTTTTTCCCATGACCCCTCGCCATTTTGTTATTAAAGCTTCCCGAGCCTCCCTTACCCTTTTCCCTGGTAGCACTTTTACTTCTTTCTTTGATGTCAtggaaaaacaagaaagaggatGAAGCACTAAATCAAATGATCCATCATCTCAGAGTATTATACTATTTTTGCCTGCTACTTTATTTTGTGTTGATGCTAGTTAAAAAAAAGATCTAGGGCAGAGCTTTTCTCTTTTGAAGATACTAGGGCAGAGATAGATGATATTGTGAGGTAGGGATTCGCAAATTCACGTACCTTGAAAGATTCATCATCTCAGAGCATTATACCTATTATCTCCTACTCCTTTATTTTACAGATTAGTGGGCAGAGATAGATGTAGTGAGCTTGGGATTTGCAAATTCATGCACTTGAATTTATTTGGGTCTCTGCATGTTTAAACCATACAATAAGTCTTATCTTTCCTAAGTCTTATCTTTCCAAATATTTTCTATTATAACCATTTATATCCTTTTTATCCTGTACCTTTATTTGTCCATGGTCCGTTACTAGCTATTTTATTACAGGAAACCCAGCAAATGAGCTTGTTGATATTATTAATGAAAATCGAACAGCCCAAAAGCTTCCCAGACTAAAAGACAATGCTGGTCTTGGGTGCATGGCATTGCAATATGCGGAGGAATGCACAGGTAACTGCACTAGCAACAACACTGTAAGCTGCCGGCCTCCAGAAGATGACTTCACAGAGGTCTTTGCACCCAACTGTGGAGTAGAGCTACCAACCTTTGGCACCATATCAGGGCATATAGTAGGTTGCCAATCTAAGTATTTTGATCCATCACAAGCCTTTTCTCATATTCTTGTTCAAGATAAGAAGACCCTGTCAGTTGTAACAAGTAAGGAACACACTGAAGTGGGAGTAGGCTTGATGGGGACCCACAAAGGGCCTTTCTTTTGGTGTGTCTTATTTAGCAGTGGACAGACGAATTCAACTTTCGTTCTTGAAGGTGGTGGAAGAGGCATCCAGCAGAAGAAAGGGTGCTTCAGTGGAACTAATATTCAATGTAATGGAGGCCAGAAGATCCATTTATTCTTAAACACCCCTGTGACTGTGATAATCACAATATTTATCTGGTATATCTGTGTTCTTTTTCTATGACAGAAAACTTTACAGTGAGTACAAGATACCTTTTCACACTCAGAGAGCACAAATGACTGTGAAAATCACAAAGGGCCTTTCTTTTGGTGTATCTTATTTAGCAGTGGACAGACAAATTCAACTTTTGTTCTTGAAGGTGGCGGACGAGGCATCCAGCAGAAGAAAGGGTGCTTCAGGGGAACTAATAAATCAAAGCAGTGGAGGCCAGACGATCCATTTCTTCATAAACACCCGTGTGACTGTGATAATCACAATATTCATCTGTTAtatctgtgttttttttatgaCAGAGAAAACTTTACAGTGAGTAAAAGATACCACCTATTCACACTCAGAGAGCACAAATGAGTACCTCAGACAAGCAAATCAAATTCATTCATCTTATATGGAGTCTCTCTAGAGATAGTAAACTATCGAAATCCAAACTGTTGGTCTTTGGTGGTCCAAAGACTTTCCAAAAGCGAAGTGTCTCGTCTATCCCAGCTGAAACCACTGTTGATCCATCTGGATTCTGCATTAGCCAGTATGAAACTTTGATCATCACTTACATGAACTTAAGTTTGTCAGAGTTTACTTCAGgcatatatatttaaaaaaaaaaaaaagtttgcaGACCTGGGAGAGGTAGAGGACTTCAGATATTTGGTTCTTTAGCTCTCCCACTTTTGACAATGATGGGTATTTCCATAGGCATAGATTGCTTTCCTGATGAGTTAGACTGTACCCATGCCCGCTCAAGATCTCCTTACGATGCCTGTTCCACTCCAAGCCACAAACCTGTCGGTTCACAAATGAAGGAATGATCACGCATGGGCAAAGCACACCTGGATGGTTATAGCCAAAAAGGATTTTCCACAACCTTGATAATGAAGCAATCATATGATCCTAATCTTCTTTCCtagaatttaccaaaaaaaaaaaaacacttctttCCTAGAAATTGAGTGGAACAGAGCAGCAACTCCCGTTAAATTCTGGATAAACCATCCACACAGAATTAGGATCTTACGAGAAACATGATTTTGGAGCTGATGCTCCACTCAAAAGATTCCATAAATTAGAAAACCTCGATTGACAGCATGTACAACAATGAACAGCTAATAGCTGTCTTAATTCATTTATTAAACGATGATTAACTGTTCTCACCGAGGGCTTAACCTCACTATTCAGCTTACAAAAAGAGCTAAGGAGAAACATAGATAACTGCTAGTATGACTTGCCTGTGCTGAGGTATCTCTACTATTAATGCACTTCCCAGACTGTAAATTCCATAGCTTAATGCACCGATCTTGTAAACCACCACCAGAGGCTAGTATCTTAAACTGATATGGGCACCAAGCAAGGGATTTAACAGCTGCATGATGGTCACTGAACTTATGCAAGAATTTGGATGATTTCATGCTAGAAGCATCCCATATATAAACGATATTGTCATTGCCACCACTTGCCAAAAGATTGCTTTCCCTTGACCATTTTAGACCACACACTTCTGCAGTATGCACACGCAAACAAGAAGTTGAACTGGTACTCGCTCTCACTGCTGGAGATAAACACGGGGATCAAAGGTAATTTTGAAGCACTAGAAGAAATCCAAAGCACGATATGTACAATCGTAATTACCATCATGGCTGATGATGGATCTATCATGGCCTCCTGATGCTAGACAGTTTCTGTTCCAAGAAAGGCTTCCCACCCGGCTGCTGCGATGACCATCTAGGGAACGTATCTGTGGAACAAAGAGATAAAAAGTACTTATTTGAATACTGTTGGAACAGGGACACTAATTAACTAAATGAATAACAAATGAATGGGAAGGGCTACTGGTTTGGTAGTCTTCTGCAAtaatttaccccaaaaaaaaaaaaaaaaagccaacaataacatcaaacAAATATAGAGAGGAAGGTGGATTCATCTAACCATTTGCAATGTTTCAGCATCCCAGAGCTGAAGCCCAGAATTGCTGAGTCCAATGGCCATTGTTTTTGTGTCCTCAGACCATGCCACACTTGTAGGATAATGGTCTTCAGGAATTGTTTGCTTCAGTTTATTGATAAGGCCATTGTTGGCATTCCAAAGGTATACTTCTGAGCCCAAGGCAACAGCGAGAACATTGTTTTTCCCCCAATCCAGGATATTCAGGTAGTAGTTTGCCTTAAGCAGTGGAGCATGCAAAATCTTTTCCTCCGACTGTGACTCCCACATGTAAGAAATTAAAGTTCCAAAAGAAGGGCGGGAAATTATATCAGCTTCGTCTCACTGAAATTGAAGCAATATGCGtaataaatttatcaaaccagaCAGTAAGAATTTAAAGCCtgaaacacaaacaaaaagaaCTGGGACAGAGTAGCACTCAAAAGGATTTCCTTTTAACTTTAAAACATGCTCCCATTAACCATTGACCAACATGGTGACCCCAAAAACTACTGTTAATTACAAAATATCCTATCTACCAATTAAACTTACAAGATCTGAAAAGAGAATGAACACCCTTGAATTGAATttagaaagaaatcaaagaaaacgACTTagaattaacaaaaatagagaaaaaaaaattaaaattaaaaaagacaATATTGAAGAGGTGGGTACCTTGGGCAACCAAGATCGCTTAAAATTGTTTGTTATCTCCACCCTGTCTTGCTCCATCACTTCAATAAGACGAGAGTATCTTCTGGTAGTTTTAGGGCTCCCCCTGAAAACCAGCATCCTGAACGGTCTTCCTTCAGAATCCAAATTCAGAATTTCCTCTACTTTCCTCTTGTACTCATTCTACGAGAAAGAAAGAACGGGCAAAAAATACATTATACCCATTTAAGAAACTGAGATAGCAGGAAACCAAGAACTCCAGAATTCAAGAAACCAGTGAAGAAAGATTAAACGAACATTGTAATCTAATTCCACTGATGATCCAGGCTTTGGGTCGCTGCCTTCCTTTGTCCTGCTTGTCAATAAGCTTTGAGCATGACCAATATCCATTAAACTTCTATTGGGAATGAACCGATCTCCCTTGcaaatcaaaaatgaaaaaatgataaTGTAATTATAAAACTTGAAAGAAcatagaaaaatatatatagtaaaTTCTGCTGTGTCGGTCCCTGAGCATAAAAAGAGAACCCAGAAACATCAACATCAAGGCtcaagagaaatgaaaaattggaattgaaTGATCAGAACCAGAAGCATCTGCACAAGAACAATGTTCAATCCAAGAAACAACAGAAACGAAGAAAAGATGAGTACCGGGAAGTAGTAATCGACAGGATTACTCAGGAGTCGCTTTGGAGAATACCCATCCCATTCTAATCTCCACATGTTGTGTGTCAGTCTTTGATCGATCGGCAGGCACCGATCAGACTGATTAactgaaatttgaaattgattgaTCAGAAACTGAAGCAGCTACACAAGAACAATGTTCAATCCAAGAAACAACAGAAACGAAGAAAAGATGATTACCGGGAAGTAGTATTCGACAGGATTACTCGGGAGTTGCTTTGGAGAATACCCATCCGATTCTAATCTCCACATGTTGTGTGTCAGTCTTTGATCGATCGCCAGGTACCGATCAGACTGATCAACTGAAATTCGGATCTCTTTCTTTGGATCTGAAAACAAGACACCTCAACAAATGAAGAACTCTCGGAATTGTTTTGTAATTATAGAGTGTTTTTTCTCCCGCCAAATAATCTTGGGTAACGGTTAGTGTTCGTTAGGTTATATTGCCCAAACGGCCAAACCTCTCGACGATGGAAGTAAGTACCGGTCGAAAATTAACCTTATTcttaaggggaaagttttcatagaCGGCGTATAAGCCGTGTCAGGGTGGGAGTTTCATTCTTCTACTACAAGAAGAaaattgggtaatttacacataccaccacGGCACcactgaggtttgacgaaaggatatttttatctcatagttttgaaaaattctgcatacctTCTTGAGATTTAAAAAcaataacaaataagcccattccgttagttcatgactaacactgttaaaaattagacttgaactaacGGAATTGCCTCTCTAAGAagaacctaaaaaaaaaaaaaaaacctgtaactcatcttccccaaaatcgattggggaagatgagttgcaaccatcccagCGCCCCATTGATTCGTTAAAACGTTTGCCACCCAATCACTCCTCTTCAACCTCTTTGCATGAACCGAAT is a window encoding:
- the LOC122665389 gene encoding uncharacterized protein LOC122665389 — translated: MRGTKLCYLVWFILCNQLLVSMALGNNHGNPANELVDIINENRTAQKLPRLKDNAGLGCMALQYAEECTGNCTSNNTVSCRPPEDDFTEVFAPNCGVELPTFGTISGHIVGCQSKYFDPSQAFSHILVQDKKTLSVVTSKEHTEVGVGLMGTHKGPFFWCVLFSSGQTNSTFVLEGGGRGIQQKKGCFSGTNIQCNGGQKIHLFLNTPVTVIITIFIWYICVLFL
- the LOC122665388 gene encoding cell division cycle 20.2, cofactor of APC complex-like; its protein translation is MWRLEWDGYSPKRLLSNPVDYYFPGDRFIPNRSLMDIGHAQSLLTSRTKEGSDPKPGSSVELDYNNEYKRKVEEILNLDSEGRPFRMLVFRGSPKTTRRYSRLIEVMEQDRVEITNNFKRSWLPKSEEKILHAPLLKANYYLNILDWGKNNVLAVALGSEVYLWNANNGLINKLKQTIPEDHYPTSVAWSEDTKTMAIGLSNSGLQLWDAETLQMIRSLDGHRSSRVGSLSWNRNCLASGGHDRSIISHDVRASTSSTSCLRVHTAEVCGLKWSRESNLLASGGNDNIVYIWDASSMKSSKFLHKFSDHHAAVKSLAWCPYQFKILASGGGLQDRCIKLWNLQSGKCINSRDTSAQVCGLEWNRHRKEILSGHGYSLTHQESNLCLWKYPSLSKVGELKNQISEVLYLSQNPDGSTVVSAGIDETLRFWKVFGPPKTNSLDFDSLLSLERLHIR